One Caretta caretta isolate rCarCar2 chromosome 8, rCarCar1.hap1, whole genome shotgun sequence DNA window includes the following coding sequences:
- the SOWAHA gene encoding ankyrin repeat domain-containing protein SOWAHA codes for MAEPEPEPEPSRAALLGFLREHGGQVRSAELRGRFKPLLEAGEPGERAARRERFTALVNSVAVVKELDGVKFVVLRKKLRAQAGGEPGEGAQPPEAPPEGAGQSGAGGQGPPPPRAPEPPPAAAESPSLKPVSELRGLFQSQDGETPGAPPGMPGAPRRGAPQKPCMLPVRCPQPAVGAEELPRQQEQPGHRARLQVGTLLDFPEPASPRSPHMKRRQVDEAGARSPHLRRVSKTQKVSEETGCIAAVPLESLEHEWLVKATAGQWSQRLHGLLLSDANLAGKRDFMSGFTALHWAAKSGNCDMVGKVIEVAKKGGTEIDVNAKSYGGYTPLHIAAIHGQEEVITTLVKTYRVKVHLRDYSGKKPHHYLKEGSSYAVRHLLGDPDLHNSVGHAFPIKKNPKIGASILSSTSTFLGVLSEDMPFYDLSRGLKKTSSLNKLLNASAGSRKKPKTRGTFPSYSSLVEAVEEEQEEEATVKHRPVSELFFSH; via the coding sequence ATGGccgagccggagccggagccggagccgagCCGGGCGGCCCTGCTGGGCTTCCTGCGGGAGCATGGCGGGCAGGTGCGGAGCGCGGAGCTGCGGGGCCGCTTCAAGCCGCTGCTGGAGGCCGGCGAGCCCGGGGAGCGAGCCGCCCGCCGCGAGCGCTTCACGGCGCTGGTGAACAGCGTGGCCGTGGTGAAGGAGCTGGACGGGGTCAAGTTCGTGGTGCTGCGGAAGAAGCTCcgagcccaggctgggggggagccGGGCGAGGGAGCGCAGCCCCCCGAGGCGCCTCCGGAGGGCGCCGGGCAGAGCGGGGCAGGCGGGCAGGGGCCGCCTCCGCCCCGCGCCCCCGAGCCGCCCCCTGCAGCCGCGGAGAGCCCGTCCCTGAAGCCTGTGTCCGAGCTGAGGGGGCTGTTCCAGAGCCAGGACGGGGAGACGCCTGGGGCCCCCCCGGGGATGCCCGGGGCCCCCAGGAGAGGGGCCCCCCAGAAGCCCTGCATGTTGCCAGTGCGCTGTCCGCAGCCGGCCGTAGGGGCTGAGGAGCTGccaaggcagcaggagcagcctGGGCACAGAGCCAGGCTGCAGGTGGGGACCCTGCTGGACTTCCCTGAGCCGGCCTCTCCCAGATCCCCGCACATGAAGAGGAGGCAAGTGGATGAGGCGGGTGCCAGGTCGCCCCACCTGCGAAGGGTGTCAAAGACTCAGAAGGTGAGTGAAGAAACTGGGTGCATTGCTGCCGTTCCCCTGGAGTCTCTGGAGCACGAATGGCTGGTGAAAGCCACCGCCGGCCAGTGGTCCCAGCGGCTTCATGGCCTCTTGCTGAGCGATGCCAATCTAGCAGGGAAAAGGGACTTCATGTCTGGGTTTACAGCTCTGCACTGGGCAGCTAAGAGTGGGAACTGTGACATGGTGGGGAAGGTCATTGAGGTGGCCAAGAAAGGTGGCACTGAAATTGATGTGAATGCCAAGTCCTATGGAGGTTACACGCCCCTCCACATCGCTGCCATACATGGCCAAGAAGAAGTCATTACCACATTGGTCAAGACATACCGTGTCAAGGTTCATCTGAGAGACTACAGTGGGAAAAAGCCACACCACTACTTAAAGGAAGGGTCCTCTTACGCAGTCAGGCATCTGCTGGGTGATCCTGACCTTCACAACAGTGTTGGACATGCCTTTCCAATCAAGAAAAATCCAAAAATTGGTGCCTCCATCTTGAGCTCCACCAGCACCTTCCTTGGAGTCTTATCTGAGGACATGCCCTTCTATGATCTAAGCAGGGGTCTGAAGAAGACTTCTTCCTTAAATAAGCTCCTTAATGCATCTGCAGGCTCAAGGAAGAAGCCTAAGACTAGGGGGACTTTCCCGTCTTATTCTTCTCTTGTCGAAGCCGTGGAggaagagcaggaggaggaggccaCAGTGAAACACAGACCAGTTTCTGAGCTGTTCTTCAGTCACTAG